In Pseudoalteromonas sp. MM1, a single window of DNA contains:
- a CDS encoding IS110 family transposase: MNKHSILFIGLDTHKEFNEVAYIEEHRGAQPVHLGRISSSKVAVQKLVRQFESKYPGATLHFVYEAGPCGYWIYRLITSLGHCCYVVAPSLIPKKPGEKIKTDKRDALKLAKLLKSEDLTPIYVPEPEDEAVRDLSRAREVAMKDLKDAKYQLKALLLRNNINYKGTANWSQKHLRWLTELVLPHPAQHIVLQEFLHTINERISRLERLDNELTHHVHQWRYYPVVKAIQAMRGVRLLVATGVVAELGDLSRFDHPRKLMSYLGLVPSEHSSGGKRHIGAITKCGNGRARRLLVEGAHTYRYAANISTDMQKRQEGLPKDIIDIAWKAQLRLCKRYKKMIAKGKHYNLVVTAIAREMIAYIWAIAKEVVLTPVNTKLRLARVPA; this comes from the coding sequence AACAAACATAGCATACTTTTTATCGGACTTGATACACATAAAGAATTCAATGAAGTCGCCTATATTGAAGAACATAGAGGCGCGCAACCCGTTCATCTTGGCCGAATTTCTTCTTCCAAAGTGGCCGTTCAAAAGCTTGTTCGTCAGTTTGAATCCAAATACCCTGGCGCAACGCTACACTTTGTCTATGAAGCAGGCCCTTGTGGTTATTGGATTTACCGATTAATTACCAGCCTTGGCCATTGCTGTTATGTGGTTGCACCCTCTCTTATTCCTAAAAAGCCAGGTGAGAAGATTAAAACCGATAAACGTGATGCCCTTAAGCTTGCTAAATTACTCAAATCTGAAGATTTAACACCTATTTATGTCCCCGAGCCTGAAGATGAAGCTGTACGCGATTTATCTCGTGCACGCGAAGTAGCCATGAAGGATTTAAAAGATGCTAAATATCAGTTAAAAGCGTTGCTGCTTCGCAATAATATTAATTATAAAGGCACCGCAAATTGGTCACAAAAACATTTACGTTGGCTCACTGAGCTTGTGTTGCCACATCCCGCGCAGCACATCGTCTTACAAGAGTTTTTACACACAATTAATGAACGAATAAGCCGACTTGAGCGGCTAGACAATGAGCTAACACATCACGTCCATCAATGGCGCTATTATCCTGTAGTAAAAGCAATACAAGCTATGCGTGGTGTTCGTTTGTTAGTCGCCACCGGCGTTGTTGCTGAGCTTGGCGATTTATCGCGCTTCGACCACCCCCGCAAATTAATGAGTTATCTTGGTCTTGTACCTAGTGAGCACTCGAGTGGTGGCAAACGCCATATTGGCGCCATCACAAAATGCGGAAACGGCCGAGCGAGGCGCCTTCTCGTTGAAGGCGCACACACTTATCGGTATGCGGCCAATATATCAACAGATATGCAAAAACGACAAGAAGGTTTACCAAAGGACATTATTGATATTGCGTGGAAAGCACAACTTAGGCTCTGCAAGCGCTATAAAAAAATGATAGCCAAAGGGAAACATTACAACCTGGTTGTCACCGCCATTGCTCGAGAAATGATTGCATACATATGGGCAATTGCAAAAGAAGTGGTGCTAACGCCAGTAAATACAAAACTTAGATTGGCAAGAGTACCTGCATGA